DNA from Rhizobacter sp. J219:
GCACGGCCTGGGCCTGACCGTCGTCGCCGAAGGGGTGGAAAACGCCCAGGTCTGGCAGTTGCTGCGCGAGCAGGCCTGCGACGAAGCCCAGGGCTTCCACATGAGCCGGCCGATGCCGAGCAGCGAATTCATCGCCTGGTCCACCGGCTGGGCGACCCGCCTGTCGGCGATGAAGCTCAAGGGCACCGGCAGCGCCAACGTGACCTTGCACTGAGCGGGGTCAGGGCTTCGACTCTGTCTTGGGGTCGGCCGTGGATTCAGCCTTGGGCTCGGCCACGAACCCGATGCGGTTGAGCCCCGCCTTCTGCACCGCGCCGATGAGTTCGGCGACCCGCCCATAGGGCACGGTCTTGTCGGCGCGCAGCTGCACTTCGGTCTGCGGGTTCTTGCGCGCGGCCTGGGCGACACGCTCGGCAAAGGTTTCCGGCGAGACGATCTGGTCGGCAATGTAGAGCCGGCCCTGCGGGTCGATCGAGACGGCGATGAAGTCGGGCTGGTCGCTCGCGGTGGCCGCCTCGCTCTTGGGTAGGTCGAGCTTGAGGCTCGAACTCATCAGCGGCGCGGTGATCATGAAGATCACCAGCAGCACCAGCATCACGTCGATCAGCGGCGTCATGTTGATGTCGCTCATCGGCGGCGGTGCCGAGCTGCGTTCGAGGCGGCCGAAGGCCATCGGTCTAGACCTCGGTGGTGGTGGCCGAGGGCTCGGCCAGCAGTTCGCGCAGGTCGTGCGCGAAGCCTTCGAGGTCGGCTTCGCAGGCGGCCACACGCTTGTTGTAGACGTTGTAGGCCAGCACCGCGGGAATGGCCACCGCAAGGCCGGCCGCCGTCATCACCAAGGCTTCGCCGACCGGGCCCGAGACACGGTCGATCGTCACCGTGCCGGCGACCGAGATGCTGAGCAGCGCGTGGTAGATGCCCCAGACCGTGCCGAAGAGGCCGATGAAGGGGGCGGTGCTGCCGATGGAGGCCAGCACGACCTGGCCGAACTGCAGCTGCGTGAGCACACGGTGCAGCGCATCGCGCAGGCGGCGGGTGAGCTGCGAGGCGAGGTGGCCGCGCGATTCGAGCGTCTGGCCGGAGTGGCTGGCGGTGGCGGCGGCGAGCAGCGGGCGCAACACGCCTTCGCGGTCGAACACGGCCAGCTGCTTCTCGCCTTCGTCGAGCGAAGCCGCGCCCCAGAAGGCCGGCACGGCACGCGCGATGTCGCGCTTCACGCGGCCGAGCACCCAGCCCTTCCAGAAGATCAGCACCCAGGCGCTGATGGACATCAGCAGCAGCAGCGCGGCCACGCCACGCGTGATGGCGTCTCCCTGTTGCCAGAAGCCTGCGAAGCCACCCATGTCAGGCGAGCCCCAGCACGTCGTTCATGGTGAAGAGGCCGCTGGCCTTGTCGCGCAGGAAGCGCGCGGCGCGCACGCTGCCCTGGGCATAGCCGGCGCGGCTGCTGCTCTTGTGCGAGATCTCGATGCGCTCGCCGGTGCCGGCGAAGAGCGCGGTGTGGTCGCCGATGATGTCGCCGCCGCGGATGGTGGCGAAGCCGATGGTCGACGGGTCGCGCTCACCGGTCACGCCTTCGCGGGCGTAGACGGCACAGTCCTTCAGGTTCTTGCCCAGCGCCGCGGCGATGGTCTCGCCCATCGCGAGCGCGGTGCCGCTCGGGGCGTCGACCTTGTGGCGGTGGTGGGCTTCGATGATCTCGATGTCGTAGCCCTGGCTCAGCGCACGGGCAGCCACGTCGAGCAGGCGCATCATCACGTTGACGCCCACGCTCATGTTGGGCGACTGCACGATGGCGATGTGCGCCGCCTGGGCGCCGATCTCGGCCTTTTGCGCATCGGTGAGGCCGGTGGTGCCGATCACGAGCTTCACGCCCAGTTCGCGGCAGACGGCGAGGTGGGCCATCGTGCCTTCAGGGCGGGTGAAGTCGATCAGCACGTCGGCGTTGGCCAGGCCGCTCTTCAGGTCGGCGCTGATGTGCACGCCGCTCATGCGGCCAAGGAAGCCGGCGGCGTCTTGTCCGAGGGCGGCGCTGCCCGGGACGTCGAGCGCGCCAGCGAGCTGGCAGTCGTCGGCGGCGAGCACCGCTTCGATCAGCATGCGGCCCATGCGGCCGGACGCGCCGGCGATGGCGATGCGCAGGGGAGCGACGTTGCTCATGTGCGGGGCTCCAGCGGCGGATAGGTGCGTGCCGGGCCTTCAGGTGCCGAGGCGGCGGCTTCGGGCTTGGGTGGCACGGGCAGGGCCTTGATCTCCTCGGGCGTCAGGGCGAGTTTGGGCACCTTGCGCGGCGTCTTGACGGTGTCGATCGAGGCGACGAAATCGCGCTCCGAAGGCAGGTCGGGGGCGTCGATGCTCTTCAGCTTCTCGCCCTCGAACAGCACCACCACCTTGCGCTGTTGCGGCTCGGCGCCCTGGCGGCGGATCGTGAAGGCGTAGTCCCAGCGGTCGGCGTGGAACAGGTCGGTCAAGAGCGGCGAGCCGAGGATGTCGCGCACCTGCGCGCGCGTCTGGCCGGGTTTGATGAGGGCGACCTGCTCCTGGGTCAGCACGTTGCCCTGCACGACCTCGATGCGGTAGGGGGTGATGAAGCCGAGGAAATGGTCGCTGGATTGCAGCGAACTGCAGCCCGCGAGCAGGATGGCGGCGAGCGGGCCGGCGATCCAGAGTACAGACACGCGAGGAACGGACATGCGGATGGGGCGTTGCAGAAAGGGGCGGAGGCCTGCTGAGAGCAGGCCAACCTCGATATGATCCGCGGATTCTAGGGGTGCGTTGCGCCCTGCTGGACAGCCACCATGTCAAACGCTGAAGACCTCAAGAGCAGCGGCCTCAAGGCCACCCTGCCGCGCATCAAGATCCTGGACGTGTTCCACCACTCCAGCCAGCGTCACATGACGGCGGAAGACGTGTTCAAGTCCTTGCTTGCGGAAGGGGCCGACATTGGTCTCGCGACCGTCTACCGCGTGCTGATGCAGTTCGAGCAGGCGGGCATCCTGTCGCGCAACCATTTCGAGTCGGGCAAGGCGGTGTTCGAGTTCCAACGAGGGCAAGCACCACGACCACCTGGTGTGCATCGACTGCGGCCGCGTGGAAGAGTTCTACGACGCCGAGATCGAGAAGCGGCAGAACGCGGTGGCGGAGTCCAAAGGCTTCCAGCTGCAGGACCACGCGCTGTCGCTGTACGCCGTCTGTACCAAGAAAAACTGCCAGTACAAGACCGGCAAATAAGGAAAAAGAAGGATGCGCCCGCGAAGCGAGGCGCAACATCAAGCCACGCCCAAGGCCCGGGTCTCCCGGGCCAAAGGGTGGCGCCCAGCGGGGCAGGAGCGCAGCGACTGGGGGGCCGATTTACTCGGGTTTTTGCATGGCGCGCTGGTGGCGCTCGATGAATTCCCGATACGTGTCGATGCCGCGCAGCTGCAGGATGGTGTTGCGCACGGCGGCCTCGACCAGCACCGCCAGGTTGCGGCCGGCGTCGACCGCGATCACCACTTTGCGGATGGGGACGCTCAGCACGTCTTCGTTCAGCGGCTCGTAGGGCAGGCGCTCGAAGTCGCGCTCGAGCGTCTCTTTGCGCACCAGGTGCACGATGAGCTTGAGCCTCATCTTGCGGCGCACCGCGGTCTCGCCAAAGATCGATTTGATGTCGAGCAGGCCGATGCCGCGCACTTCGAGCAGGTTCATCAGCAGCTCGGGGCAGCGGCCTTCGATGGCGGTCTGCGAGATGCGGTAGAGGTCGACCGCGTCGTCGGCCACCAGACCATGGCCGCGCGAGATGAGTTCCAGGCCGAGTTCGCTCTTGCCCAGGCCCGATTCGCCGGTGAGCAGGACGCCCACGCCCAGGATGTCCATGAAGACCCCGTGCCGTGTGGTGCGCTCTGCGAAGAGCTGTGCCAGGTAGCCGCGTACCACGTCGATCACATGGCCGGCCGAGCCGTCCGTCACGAAGAGCGGGATGTCGGCGCGATCGCACAGGGCCACCAGCTTGTCGGGCGGCGTCTGGTTGTCGGCGACGATCACCACCGGCGGCTCCAGCGTCACGATGCGCTGGATGCGGCGCTCCTGGTCTTCGGGCGAGGAATCCTGCAGGTACGCCACCTCCCGGCGGCCGACGATCTGCACCCGGTAGGGGTGGATGTAGTTGAGGTAACCCACCAGGTCGGCGGCCGATTGCGCGTTGCGCACCGCCGCTTCATCGAAACGGCGTTCGGGGTGGGCATGGCCGGCAACCCATTCCCAGCGCAGGGCCGGGCGGTGTTCTTCGAACAGCGCTTCTGCGCTGATGACTGATGGCTTCACGCGGCGAGGATAACCGCAGGCAAGCCGGCCGTCAGGCGACCGACTTCAACGGTTCCCAGTTGGAGATCAGTTCGTGCACCTTCGCGGCGCTGGTTTCCGTCTTGAGGCGCTCACGCAGCTCGCGATCGCTCAGCATCTCGGCGATCTCGGAGAGGATTTCCAGGTGCCGCTGCGTTGCCGCCTCGGGCACCAGCAGGAAGATCAAGAGGCTCACCGGCTCGTCGTCGGGGGCATCGAACGGGATCGGCTGCTGCACGCGCACCACGGCGGCCAGCGGGTTCTTCAGGCCCTTGATGCGACCGTGCGGGATGGAGACGCCGTGACCGAGGCCGGTGGAGCCGAGGCGTTCGCGGGCGAAGAGGTTGTCGGTGACCGTCGCACGCGCAATCGAGTGCTGGTTTTCGAACAGCAGGCCAGCGTGCTCGAACGCGCGCTTCTTGCTGGTGGCCTCCACGTCAACGAGTACGTTGGCGAGCGGCAGGATGGCGGACAGTCGGTTCATCGGCAGATCGGTTCGAGCCTCTCCTGAGGCACCCGGTTCCACGAGTGACCGGGGGACCCATCATAGAACCGGGCCTCGTCCCTGCGCACGCTCGTGCATCGGCAATGCGAGGAATTGTGCACTCGCTGCTGCGCAGCAGCAACGACCGCCAGCCCCCACGGGCGGGTGTGTGGCGAACGCGCGAAAGAGCGGGGCGCAAAAAAGCGGCCCGCAGGCCGCTTGGTGCACCGGAACGTGGCGTTCCGCTCAGAGGGTGGCATCCATGCGCTTGGGCGCCAGATGGTGGTGGTCTTGCAGCTTGTCCTTGTGGCGGCAGACCTGGCGGTCGAGCTTGTCCATCAGCTGGTCGATCGCGGCGTAGAGGTCTTCATGCGAATGCTCGACGAAGATGTCCTTGCCCTTCACATGCAGCGTGACCTCGGCCTTCTGCCTTCGTTCCTTTTCCTTCAGCTTCTCTACCGACAGCAGCACGTTGATGTCCACGACTTGATCGAAGTGACGCGTGATCCGGTCCAATTTCGTAAGCACGTACTCACGCAGGGCTGGGCTCACGTCGAGGTGATGGCCGCTGATCGTCAAATTCATCGGGGACTCCTTTCACAAGGCGGGTGGGAAAAGCAGAAGGGGAGAGAAAGGGAGGAGGGGAGAAGAGGGGGAGAAGAAGGGGGGCGGGAATCGCAGAAGTCGAGACCAGTGTGCGCCCGAAACGGGACAGTGACAAGCGGGTGACAACGACGTTGGCAGGCCTGTTGAGGCCGATTCGTGCGTCGGATCAAACCGACGTCCTTTTCCTCACGGAAGCCGCGTCTTTCGGCGCGTTTCGCGGGTTGCCTCGGCTTGATGGCCTCGCAAAACGGGTGTGATAATCCGCCGTTTTCGTACACGGAGTGCGACCCCCGCATATGGACAGCAGTCACCCTCGGTGACCGTCCGCTCTGACGCTCGACAGGCGCCCACCTCCCGGTGATGTGCCCATGGCCAGGGTGAGACGGTTCCCCGCGCAAGCCCTCTCTCCTTTTTTGGCCACCTCCCCACGGCGCCTCCATGCAGCCCGTGCGGACCTGTCGGAGCCCTGCATGCTCAACGTCTTTACGCTGGCCAACGGCCGGCTGTTCCAAGAAGAAATCGAAAGCCCCGGCGCCCTGGCCAACGTGCGTCCGGTGTGGGTCGACCTCGAAGCCCCCACCCCCGAAGAGAAGACCTGGATCGCCGAACGCTTCGGCGTGAACATCCCCGAAGACGTGGTCGACGACGACCTCGAGGAATCGGCCCGTTTCTACGAGGAAGACAACGGCGAGCTGCACATCCGTTCCGACTTCCTCATCGATGACGACGACACCCGCCGCAACGTGCGCGTGGCCTTCATCCTGCACAACAAGGTGCTGTTCTCGATCCACGGCGAAGACCTGCCGGTGTTCCGCCTCCTGCGCCTGCGCGCACGCCGCATCCCGGCGCTGATCGAAGACGCGAAAGACGTGCTGCTCAAGCTCTACGACGCCGATGCCGAGTACAGCGCCGATGCGCTCGAAGGCATCTACGACAACCTCGAAAAAGTCAG
Protein-coding regions in this window:
- the ptsN gene encoding PTS IIA-like nitrogen regulatory protein PtsN encodes the protein MNRLSAILPLANVLVDVEATSKKRAFEHAGLLFENQHSIARATVTDNLFARERLGSTGLGHGVSIPHGRIKGLKNPLAAVVRVQQPIPFDAPDDEPVSLLIFLLVPEAATQRHLEILSEIAEMLSDRELRERLKTETSAAKVHELISNWEPLKSVA
- a CDS encoding outer membrane protein assembly factor BamE, whose amino-acid sequence is MSVPRVSVLWIAGPLAAILLAGCSSLQSSDHFLGFITPYRIEVVQGNVLTQEQVALIKPGQTRAQVRDILGSPLLTDLFHADRWDYAFTIRRQGAEPQQRKVVVLFEGEKLKSIDAPDLPSERDFVASIDTVKTPRKVPKLALTPEEIKALPVPPKPEAAASAPEGPARTYPPLEPRT
- a CDS encoding MotA/TolQ/ExbB proton channel family protein, with amino-acid sequence MGGFAGFWQQGDAITRGVAALLLLMSISAWVLIFWKGWVLGRVKRDIARAVPAFWGAASLDEGEKQLAVFDREGVLRPLLAAATASHSGQTLESRGHLASQLTRRLRDALHRVLTQLQFGQVVLASIGSTAPFIGLFGTVWGIYHALLSISVAGTVTIDRVSGPVGEALVMTAAGLAVAIPAVLAYNVYNKRVAACEADLEGFAHDLRELLAEPSATTTEV
- a CDS encoding biopolymer transporter ExbD, encoding MAFGRLERSSAPPPMSDINMTPLIDVMLVLLVIFMITAPLMSSSLKLDLPKSEAATASDQPDFIAVSIDPQGRLYIADQIVSPETFAERVAQAARKNPQTEVQLRADKTVPYGRVAELIGAVQKAGLNRIGFVAEPKAESTADPKTESKP
- the hprK gene encoding HPr(Ser) kinase/phosphatase, with the translated sequence MKPSVISAEALFEEHRPALRWEWVAGHAHPERRFDEAAVRNAQSAADLVGYLNYIHPYRVQIVGRREVAYLQDSSPEDQERRIQRIVTLEPPVVIVADNQTPPDKLVALCDRADIPLFVTDGSAGHVIDVVRGYLAQLFAERTTRHGVFMDILGVGVLLTGESGLGKSELGLELISRGHGLVADDAVDLYRISQTAIEGRCPELLMNLLEVRGIGLLDIKSIFGETAVRRKMRLKLIVHLVRKETLERDFERLPYEPLNEDVLSVPIRKVVIAVDAGRNLAVLVEAAVRNTILQLRGIDTYREFIERHQRAMQKPE
- the dapB gene encoding 4-hydroxy-tetrahydrodipicolinate reductase, which codes for MSNVAPLRIAIAGASGRMGRMLIEAVLAADDCQLAGALDVPGSAALGQDAAGFLGRMSGVHISADLKSGLANADVLIDFTRPEGTMAHLAVCRELGVKLVIGTTGLTDAQKAEIGAQAAHIAIVQSPNMSVGVNVMMRLLDVAARALSQGYDIEIIEAHHRHKVDAPSGTALAMGETIAAALGKNLKDCAVYAREGVTGERDPSTIGFATIRGGDIIGDHTALFAGTGERIEISHKSSSRAGYAQGSVRAARFLRDKASGLFTMNDVLGLA
- the hpf gene encoding ribosome hibernation-promoting factor, HPF/YfiA family; translation: MNLTISGHHLDVSPALREYVLTKLDRITRHFDQVVDINVLLSVEKLKEKERRQKAEVTLHVKGKDIFVEHSHEDLYAAIDQLMDKLDRQVCRHKDKLQDHHHLAPKRMDATL
- the corA gene encoding magnesium/cobalt transporter CorA; the protein is MLNVFTLANGRLFQEEIESPGALANVRPVWVDLEAPTPEEKTWIAERFGVNIPEDVVDDDLEESARFYEEDNGELHIRSDFLIDDDDTRRNVRVAFILHNKVLFSIHGEDLPVFRLLRLRARRIPALIEDAKDVLLKLYDADAEYSADALEGIYDNLEKVSARVLKEEINDQAAGQALAAIAKEEDLNGRIRRNVMDTRRALSFMMRSRMLNAEQFEEARQILRDIDSLDSHTAFLFDKINFLMDATVGFININQNKIIKIFSVASVALLPPTLIASIYGMNFQAMPELNWRFGYPFAIGLMLVSIISPFWYFNRKGWLK